ATGTTCGCCTCGGCGGTCAACAACCGGGACGGTTTGATGACGCCGAACCAAAACGGCGGGTCGGCGACTTCACCACGACCGCGGGCCGTTTCGAGCGACTCGAGGGCCGAGGTGGTGCTCGGCGAGTCGATGTGTATTGCTGCGGCAAGGGGTAGTCGGGCGCTCAGGTCGGCGAGTACGCGACGGCCCTCGAGCGCGAGATACCGGCGAGCGAGCGACGGCCGTGCGCGCAACGGTCTGATCAGCTCTGCAGCCAGACTGCCGGCTCCGAGCAATGCGCACTGCAGCACCACCTCTCGGCGCTGCCGATCCTGCGAACCCTCAGCGGAGACGAACACGGCACGACCGTCGGTGTACGCCGGCTGACCGGTCGGTGCCTCGGCAATCTCAACAGCTCTGCCGGCGATGAAGTTCGCGAGCAGCCGAAAGCGCTCGTGCTGTTGGCAATCGGCGACGCTCACGTCCGGGGGAGTACGGCGTCGACGAGCTCACCGAGCGCGCGCACGACATCGCGGTCGTCGGTCAGCGCTTCGACGATCGCCGACTGAACGGCTCGGCGTAGGCTGAGTCCTTCGGCGGCGAGGCCGCCGGCGAGGATCAGCATGCGGGTGGACGACGCCTCTCGGAGCGGAGAGCCGTCGAGGCTGCGGATCGCGGTGCCCACCGCCACGAGGGCGCGGGCCGTCTCGCCGTCGATCCCGGCTTCATGGGCGACGATCTCGGCCTCGGCATCCGGTGGCGGGAAGTCCAATTCGATTGCCACGAACCGTTGTCGCGTCGACTCCTTGATGTTCTTCAGCACGCTCTGGTAGCCCGGGTTGTACGAGATGACCAACTGGAATCCTGGCGCGGCCGACAGCGTCGTGCCGAGCCGGTCGACCGGCAGCTCCCGCCGGTGGTCGGCGAGCGGATGGATCACCACGGTGGTGTCCTGGCGCGCCTCGACGATCTCGTCGAGATAGCAGATCGCCCCCGCGCGCACGGCCCGCGTCAACGGCCCATCCACCCAGACGGTTTCACCGCCCTTGAGCAGGAACCGGCCGACCAGGTCGGCTGATGTCATGTCCTCGTGGCCGGCCACGGTGATCAGATCGCGGCCGAGTTCATGCGCCATCGCCTCCACGAACCTGGTCTTGCCGCAGCCGGTGGGTCCCTTCAGCAGCACCGGCAGTCCGCGACGGGCCGCGGCGCGGAAAACCTCCACCTCATCGCGGACCGGCCGGTAGTACGGTGCAGTCGACCGGGTTTCGATGACGGCACCGTTGTCGGTCGACAACTCAGTCGCCCCGCTCGTGGGGCACGACCGTCGGCATCTCAACCCCCTCCGGGAGAACCAGCTGACCGTCGGTGTTGATGTAGCCGGAGTGTCTGGTGGGAATCGGCAGCGACGGATCCGGGCACGGCCGGTCGGTGCCGTCGCCGCAGATCCCCGACGTGAAGTACGAGCGCTTCTGCACATCCTCGGGCCACGGGTCGGCATGCGTAGCCATGAACTGCGCGGGAATGATGTAGAAGACGAAGAACGACGCGCTGATCGCGGCGAAGATCGCCAGGAAGCGGACGAACTGCTGTTTGGCGAAACCGCCTCGGACGTTGTCCAATCCGCGTTCGACGACGGTGCGGCCGCGGTCATCGGTGAAGAACCGTAGGCAGCACAGCGCGGCCTGCACGCCGCCCCACATCAGGCCCTCGTAGATCGGCCACTGGTAGTAGGTGCCGGCGTTGATCGACAGTGACTGTATGGCGCCGGGGAAGGTGTACATCCCCAACGGCATCAACACGAGGCCCTCCATTACGAAGTCGAAGACGAACCCGAACGCGAACGCCACTCCGATCAGGCCTTTGGTGCCGAGCCGTGGCCACCGCTGTTGCGCCTTGCGCATCACCCAGCAGCCGAAGATCGTGCATAGCAGCACGCCGTAGGCGTAGCCAGAGACGTTGATTCCCAAGGGTTCAGCCACCTGCGCGCCCGGCCGCTCCGGGGAGAGCCAACCCGGGACGTGCGGTGCCCACGAGCCCATGTTGAACGCCCAGGCGTTGTAGGTGCACCAGGTGTTGATGTAGTTCAGCAGCGGGTCCTGGAAGAAGAACAATCCCGTGGACACCATGATCATGCCGTCCAACGTGATCCGTCGTTCCCGTCGCCACGGCCGGATGATGAACCACCAGATGGCGACGGGGAACAGCACCGGTGAGCCGATCTGCCAGAGCATCAGCGCGACCTTCATGAAGGTCGGCGGATCGGTCGGCCCGGGGTCGACGCGCGTGAAGTAGGGGCCGGTGATCCAGCGGATCCACACGTAGCCCTGCAGGGCCAGGATGAGGCCGCCCGCGGTCGCCCAGTAGTAGACGCGCCGCGAGGGTGTCGCCGGCGTATCCAGGCCGGCGGTGTCCAGTGATTCGGTGGTCGCGGGTTTCCTGTTCGACAGATCGCTCACGACGACGCCCCTCTCATCGTCGGCCAAGATACCACCGAGTATCTCAGTATCCAATGGGGATCTTAGATTCTGTGGCAGACTCGGGCCATGGTGGAGGAATGGACCAGGGAGCGACGCCTGGAACGCACCCGTTCGCTCCTCCTCGACGCCGCCGAGGAAGTGTTCGCCGAAAAGGGTTTCACCCCAGCCAGTCTCGACGACATCGCGCGTGCCGCCGGCTATACCAAGGGTGCGATCTACAAACACTTCTCGACCAAAGAAGACCTCTTCCTGGCCGTCAGCGACCGCTACTGGCGTCGCTACTTCGACAATTTCGCCGAGGTCATGGCGTCGGCCAAGCAGATCGGCGCCCGCGAGTTCGACGAGATCGCCAAGCGGTGGCGCAAGCTCAGCCGCGACCGCGGCGCCGAACACGCCGCGCTCGGACACGAGTTCACGCTGTATCTGCTGCGCAACCCCGACGCGCGGGAACGGGTGGCCGCCAAGAGGTCTGAGGTCGTGGAGGCGCTGACCAAGTTCATCGTCAACGGAATAGACCGGATGGGGGGCGCCCTGCTGATCCCCCCGCGTACCTTCGCTCAGGTGCTCATCGCCACCAGCGACGCCGTTGTCCTCGGCAGCGAACTCGATGACGTCGACCTCTACCGGCCCATCATCGAGATGTACGCGTCCGCGATCAAACTGCCCTGACCAGGGCATTTCTGTCACGACGCCGTGACGCAACGGATGAATATCAACTACTTGCGATTGATTCGTCGAGCAGATAGCGTCAGCTCTACAGCCCCCACAGATGTCGACAGGAACATGCGATGGCTCGATTCCCGAAACCACCCGAAGGCAGCTGGACGGAGCACTATCCGGAACTCGGCACGGACCCCGTCTCCTATGAGGACTCGATCAGCCCCGAGTACTACGAGACCGAACGCAAGGCCGTGTTCAAACGCGCCTGGCTCAATGTCGGTCGCGTCGAACAACTTCCGCGCAAAGGCAGCTACTTCACCAAGGAACTGAAGGTCGTCAACACCTCGATCATCGTGGTGCGAACCACCTCCGGAGAGGTCAAGGCGTACCACAACATCTGCCGTCACCGCGGCAACAAGCTGGTGTGGAACGACATGCCGCTGGAAGAGACCAGCGGGGTGTGCAGGCAGTTCACCTGCAAGTACCACGCCTGGCGCTACGACCTCGACGGAAATCTGACGTTCGTGCAGCAGGAGGGGGAGTTCTTCGACCTCGACAAGAGTCGCTACGGGCTGGTGCCTGTGCACTGCGAGGTCTGGGAGGGGTTCATCTTCGTGAACTTCGCACCCGAACCCGAGCAGAGGCTGCGCGATTTCCTCGGTCCGATGATCACCGGTCTCGAGGGCTATCCGTTCGGCGAGATGACCTCGCGCTTCTATTACCGCTCAGAGGTGAAGGCGAACTGGAAGCTCTACATGGATGCGTTCCAGGAGTTCTATCACGCACCCATCCTGCACGCGAACCAGTCGCCGTCGACGTATTCGAAAGCGGCCGCGGAGGCAGGCTTCGAGGCGCCGCACTACCGCATCGACGGCCCGCACCGGTTGGTGAGCACGTCGGGTGTCCGGGCGTGGGAGATGGATCCCGAGATGCGCAAGCCAATGGAGGACATCTGCCAGAGCGGACTGTTCGGGCCGTGGGACAAGCCGGATCTCGGACCGATGCCCGAAGGCCTCAATCCCGCGAAATGCGAACCGTGGGGCCTGGATTCGTTCCAGCTCTTCCCGAACTTCGTGATCCTGGTCTGGGGCCAGGGGTGGTATCTGACCTATCACTATTGGCCGACGTCGTACAACACGCACATTTTCGAGGGCACGTTGTACTTCCCGCAGCCGCGAACCCCGCGCGAGCGCATCGCCCAGGAGTTGGCGGCCGTCTCCTTCAAGGAGTACGGACTGCAGGATGCCAACACGTTGGAGGCCACCCAGACGATGATCGAGGGCAGAGCCGTCAACGAGTTCCTGCTGTGTGACCAGGAAGTGCTCATCCGCCATCTGCACAAAGAGACCGCCGCCTGGGTGGACGAGTACCAACGCAAGACGGCGGGGGTGTGACCGATGACTGCGAAGCTGCCGCCCGAATTCGCTGACCTGGAACGGTTCTCGGAGTGGTGCCTGGCGACCGAACCCGAACGCTACGCGAAGCGGTTGGCCAGTTCGATGGCCGAGATGCAGGCGTTCTACGACGCCATCACCCCGCGTGCGGAGGAGGCGATCGCGTTCTGCGACAAGTTCTCCCTCGACGACATGCCCGAGGACGTCCTGAACCTGATGCACCTGCTGTATTCGATGATCATGGTGTCCTTCCCGGTCGAGTGCTGGAAGCAGCCACGCGTGCCCGACTCCGGCGCCGCGTCGTTGGACTGCCTGTCTGAACCGGTGCCGTGACCGGGCCGACCGTCCTGCGCGCCCAGCGCTGGGCCGACATCGACGCGGGCGAGGTGCGCGCTCCTGCCGCGATCGTGGTGGACGGCAATCGGATCGCGGAGGTCAATCCCGCTGAGCTGCCTGCGGATGCCACCGTCGTCGACCTCGGTGACGTGACCTTGCTGCCGGGGTTGATGGACATGGAACTCAACCTGCTGATCGGCGGTCCTGGCGGTCCCGAAGGGCTACCGAACCCGATGCACGGCGTGCAGGACGACCCCGTCTATCGCACCCTGCGTGGCGCGGTCAACGCACGCACCACGCTGGAGGCCGGCTTCACCACCGTCCGCAACCTCGGTCTCATGGTGAAGACGGGCGGCTATCTGCTCGACGTCGCACTGCAACGCGCCATCGACCAGGGTTGGCACGTCGGCCCCCGCATCTATCCGGCGGGACATGCCATCACCCCGTACGGGGGGCACCTCGACCCTACGGTGTTCCAGCGGCTGGCACCGGGCATCATGCCGTTGTCCGTCGCCGAGGGCATCGCCAACGGTGTGGACGACGTGCGCGCGTGCGTGCGCTACCAGGTCCGGCACGGCGCGAAGTTGATCAAGGTGTCGGCGTCAGGTGGCGTGATGTCGCACAGCACGGCACCGGGCGCGCAGCAGTACTCCGACGACGAGTTCGCCGCGATCGCCGACGAGGCACACCGCGCCGGTGTACGCGTGGCCGCGCATGCGGTGGGGGACAGCGCTATTCGGGCCTGCATTCGTGCAGGGATCGACTGCATCGAGCACGGTTTCCTCGCCACCGACGACACGATCAAGCTGATGGCCGACACCGGCACGTTCCTGGTGTCGACCACCTATCTGACCGAGGCGATGGCCGTCGACCGCATCGCCCCTGAGCTCCGCAAGAAGGCGGAGGTGGTGTTCCCGCAAGCACAGGCGATGCTGCCCAAGGCGATCGCCGCCGGAGTGCGGATCGCCTGCGGAACCGACGCGCCGGCGATCCCGCACGGGCAGAACGCGAAAGAGCTGTGTGCACTCGTCGACCGCGGTATGACACCGATGCAGGCGCTCCGCGCGGCCACGGTCACCAGCGCCGAACTGATCGAGACCGACGACGAATTGGGCCGTCTCGCACCGGGTTACCTCGCCGACATCATCGCGGTGCCGGGCGACCCGTCGCAGGACATCACGACCACGCTCGACGTGCGCTTCGTGATGAAGGACGGCCGCGTCTACAAGCAGGACGGTATTAGCGATGGCGCGTGAAACGAGCATGGAGCTCGTCGACAACCTGCTGTGGCACCTCAAGCAGGCCTGGTACTTCTCGCTGACGGCGGTGAACGACGCGGTCAGCCAGCACGGCGTCAGCACCGCGCAGATCGGCATCCT
The nucleotide sequence above comes from Mycolicibacterium moriokaense. Encoded proteins:
- a CDS encoding TetR/AcrR family transcriptional regulator; translated protein: MVEEWTRERRLERTRSLLLDAAEEVFAEKGFTPASLDDIARAAGYTKGAIYKHFSTKEDLFLAVSDRYWRRYFDNFAEVMASAKQIGAREFDEIAKRWRKLSRDRGAEHAALGHEFTLYLLRNPDARERVAAKRSEVVEALTKFIVNGIDRMGGALLIPPRTFAQVLIATSDAVVLGSELDDVDLYRPIIEMYASAIKLP
- a CDS encoding spirocyclase AveC family protein; the encoded protein is MSDLSNRKPATTESLDTAGLDTPATPSRRVYYWATAGGLILALQGYVWIRWITGPYFTRVDPGPTDPPTFMKVALMLWQIGSPVLFPVAIWWFIIRPWRRERRITLDGMIMVSTGLFFFQDPLLNYINTWCTYNAWAFNMGSWAPHVPGWLSPERPGAQVAEPLGINVSGYAYGVLLCTIFGCWVMRKAQQRWPRLGTKGLIGVAFAFGFVFDFVMEGLVLMPLGMYTFPGAIQSLSINAGTYYQWPIYEGLMWGGVQAALCCLRFFTDDRGRTVVERGLDNVRGGFAKQQFVRFLAIFAAISASFFVFYIIPAQFMATHADPWPEDVQKRSYFTSGICGDGTDRPCPDPSLPIPTRHSGYINTDGQLVLPEGVEMPTVVPHERGD
- a CDS encoding CbbQ/NirQ/NorQ/GpvN family protein, with translation MSTDNGAVIETRSTAPYYRPVRDEVEVFRAAARRGLPVLLKGPTGCGKTRFVEAMAHELGRDLITVAGHEDMTSADLVGRFLLKGGETVWVDGPLTRAVRAGAICYLDEIVEARQDTTVVIHPLADHRRELPVDRLGTTLSAAPGFQLVISYNPGYQSVLKNIKESTRQRFVAIELDFPPPDAEAEIVAHEAGIDGETARALVAVGTAIRSLDGSPLREASSTRMLILAGGLAAEGLSLRRAVQSAIVEALTDDRDVVRALGELVDAVLPRT
- a CDS encoding metal-dependent hydrolase family protein is translated as MTGPTVLRAQRWADIDAGEVRAPAAIVVDGNRIAEVNPAELPADATVVDLGDVTLLPGLMDMELNLLIGGPGGPEGLPNPMHGVQDDPVYRTLRGAVNARTTLEAGFTTVRNLGLMVKTGGYLLDVALQRAIDQGWHVGPRIYPAGHAITPYGGHLDPTVFQRLAPGIMPLSVAEGIANGVDDVRACVRYQVRHGAKLIKVSASGGVMSHSTAPGAQQYSDDEFAAIADEAHRAGVRVAAHAVGDSAIRACIRAGIDCIEHGFLATDDTIKLMADTGTFLVSTTYLTEAMAVDRIAPELRKKAEVVFPQAQAMLPKAIAAGVRIACGTDAPAIPHGQNAKELCALVDRGMTPMQALRAATVTSAELIETDDELGRLAPGYLADIIAVPGDPSQDITTTLDVRFVMKDGRVYKQDGISDGA
- a CDS encoding aromatic ring-hydroxylating oxygenase subunit alpha, producing MARFPKPPEGSWTEHYPELGTDPVSYEDSISPEYYETERKAVFKRAWLNVGRVEQLPRKGSYFTKELKVVNTSIIVVRTTSGEVKAYHNICRHRGNKLVWNDMPLEETSGVCRQFTCKYHAWRYDLDGNLTFVQQEGEFFDLDKSRYGLVPVHCEVWEGFIFVNFAPEPEQRLRDFLGPMITGLEGYPFGEMTSRFYYRSEVKANWKLYMDAFQEFYHAPILHANQSPSTYSKAAAEAGFEAPHYRIDGPHRLVSTSGVRAWEMDPEMRKPMEDICQSGLFGPWDKPDLGPMPEGLNPAKCEPWGLDSFQLFPNFVILVWGQGWYLTYHYWPTSYNTHIFEGTLYFPQPRTPRERIAQELAAVSFKEYGLQDANTLEATQTMIEGRAVNEFLLCDQEVLIRHLHKETAAWVDEYQRKTAGV